From Dioscorea cayenensis subsp. rotundata cultivar TDr96_F1 chromosome 13, TDr96_F1_v2_PseudoChromosome.rev07_lg8_w22 25.fasta, whole genome shotgun sequence, the proteins below share one genomic window:
- the LOC120274924 gene encoding uncharacterized protein LOC120274924 yields MHRGRGRPRRGPASPPPEPMQEEQKAPYQSDEEVQQEGEPDPVSMTGIMREVMLLLRAQRQQHISGGGRDLPAEFERQAPPQFSGATDPTVADYWISQMERTFRSIQCPDRDKVRLATIMLRDSAARWYENELRLKGESSFRTWKQFKEAFNTKYFPMSQRAQMERQFLNLKQGSLSVGDYESEFDRLSQFASTLVSDESTRSRRFIDGLRAHIRRAIAPFLDKTYTEIVDIAKNLEIIWQETQDQARHEHPRHHHNPRKSQSSGSSSGNTREKCRSQPYSRPPSSSSGSGGRGSSGSVAQDVQCPTCGGRHTRASVGSRGDMLSVWQ; encoded by the coding sequence ATGCATAGGGGTAGAGGGCGACCTCGCAGAGGGCCTGCAAGCCCACCCCCGGAACCCATGCAGGAAGAACAAAAGGCTCCTTATCAGTCAGATGAGGAAGTGCAGCAAGAGGGGGAACCAGACCCTGTTTCCATGACCGGCATCATGAGGGAGGTGATGTTGTTGTTGCGTGCTCAGCGTCAGCAGCATATTTCAGGAGGTGGCCGAGACTTACCGGCCGAGTTTGAACGACAGGCACCACCACAGTTCTCAGGGGCTACTGATCCGACAGTAGCTGACTATTGGATTAGCCAGATGGAGAGGACCTTCCGATCTATACAATGCCCAGACAGGGACAAGGTCAGGTTGGCCACTATCATGTTACGGGACAGTGCAGCTCGGTGGTATGAGAACGAACTGCGCCTCAAAGGGGAGAGTTCTTTCAGGACTTGGAAGCAATTCAAGGAAGCTTTCAACACCAAGTATTTTCCGATGAGCCAACGAGCACAGATGGAAAGGCAGTTCCTGAATCTGAAACAGGGATCCTTGAGTGTCGGAGATTATGAGTCTGAGTTCGACAGGCTATCGCAGTTTGCTTCGACCTTAGTGTCAGATGAGAGCACCAGATCTAGGCGCTTCATAGATGGCTTGAGGGCCCACATCAGGCGGGCCATCGCACCATTCCTGGACAAGACGTACACTGAGATTGTCGATATTGCTAAGAACCTGGAGATCATCTGGCAGGAGACGCAGGATCAGGCGAGACATGAGCACCCGCGGCACCACCATAACCCTCGGAAGAGTCAGTCTTCCGGGAGTAGCTCAGGGAATACTAGAGAGAAATGCCGGTCACAGCCGTACAGCAGACCCCCAAGCTCATCATCAGGTTCTGGAGGCAGAGGATCTTCCGGCAGTGTGGCTCAGGATGTTCAGTGTCCTACATGTGGAGGACGTCACACCCGTGCGAGTGTCGGCAGCCGTGGCGACATGTTATCGGTGTGGCAGTAG